A single window of Oncorhynchus clarkii lewisi isolate Uvic-CL-2024 chromosome 10, UVic_Ocla_1.0, whole genome shotgun sequence DNA harbors:
- the LOC139419548 gene encoding oligodendrocyte-myelin glycoprotein-like has protein sequence MSDNRSNPGKSLISIAAATPVFQETKAGAQPGLGTTEERRDWNAKMRKRRVLLMPHSGPPHCVAMLWLLMLLCLQALAVCPPMCTCNRSHREVDCSWRGLRTLPLGLQHNLHSLNLSHNRIHDLDGQLSTFAHLRTLDLSHNRLVRLPTALPKALWELHAAANHIHLLDKNDTAYQWNLRVLDLSNNKLERAVFINNTLTSLRLLNFSNNHFWTVPTNMPANLETVDLSDNSLVQILPGTLNRMSRLTTFYLHSNRFSSVGPEAFSQLGSLSLLSLGDNPWACEHQTNITHLLAWLQHTSTRVLGCPCHTHPVCGEPHPARTGGWHFASYTQPPLAAGTQEEKSHPPPPEALTRWPWYLSESALLNTQLHTRRAPVRPSGPENNNLFTDHYPFTSTPLAISTLPTDRSHTESSTSTTDDTFITDTTFTTDSIYTTDTAFTTNNPSTIPRRTSTLRTRSVKRANQGGSPDHNTSPAPSARSTLPLVLNLWLLLTLTLYVL, from the exons ATGAGCGACAACCGGTCAAACCCAGGAAAATCCCTCATCAGCATTGCAGCAGCCACTCCAGTGTTTCAGGAGACAAAGGCAGGAGCTCAGCCTGGGCTGGGgaccacagaggagaggagagactggaacGCAAAGATGAGGAAAAG GCGTGTGCTACTGATGCCCCACAGTGGCCCTCCCCACTGTGTGGCcatgctatggctgttgatgctgcTGTGTCTCCAGGCCCTGGCTGTCTGCCCCCCCATGTGTACCTGTAACCGCAgccacagagaggtggactgttCCTGGAGGGGCCTGAGGACGCTGCCCCTGGGCCTGCAGCACAACCTGCACTCCCTCAACCTGTCTCACAACCGTATCCATGACCTGGATGGCCAGCTGAGTACCTTCGCCCACCTCCGCACCCTGGACCTGTCCCACAACAGGCTGGTCCGCCTGCCCACCGCCCTGCCAAAGGCACTGTGGGAGCTCCACGCTGCAGCCAACCACATCCACCTACTGGACAAGAATGACACAGCCTACCAGTGGAACCTGCGGGTCCTAGACCTGTCCAACAACAAGCTGGAGCGGGCCGTGTTCATCAACAACACCCTGACCAGCCTACGCCTGCTCAACTTCAGCAACAACCACTTCTGGACCGTGCCCACCAACATGCCAGCCAACTTGGAGACCGTAGACCTGTCCGACAACTCCCTGGTGCAGATCCTGCCTGGCACTCTGAACCGGATGTCCAGGCTGACCACCTTCTACCTGCACTCCAACCGCTTCTCCTCTGTGGGCCCTGAGGCCTTCAGCCAGCTGGGCAGCCTGAGCCTCCTCTCCCTGGGGGACAACCCCTGGGCCTGTGAGCACCAGACCAACATCACCCACCTGCTGGCCTGGCTCCAGCACACGTCCACCCGCGTGCTTGGCTGCCCCTGCCACACTCACCCTGTCTGTGGAGAGCCCCACCCAGCCAGGACTGGAGGATGGCACTTTGCCTCCTACACTCAGCCTCCCCTGGCTGCTGGTACTCAGGAGGAGAAGAGCCACCCTCCTCCCCCAGAGGCCCTCACCAGGTGGCCTTGGTACCTGTCCGAGTCTGCCCTGCTCAACACCCAGCTCCACACCAGGAGAGCCCCAGTACGCCCCAGTGGACCAGAGAACAACAACCTCTTCACAGACCACTACCCGTTCACTTCAACCCCTCTGGCCATTTCCACCCTGCCCACTGACAGGTCCCACACCGAAAGCAGCACGTCAACCACAGACGACACCTTCATAACAGACACAACCTTTACTACTGACAGCatctacactacagatacagCCTTCACCACTAACAACCCCTCTACCATCCCAAGGAGAACGTCCACCCTCCGCACCAGGAGTGTCAAGAGGGCCAACCAGGGTGGCTCCCCGGACCACAACACCAGCCCAGCCCCCAGCGCCAGGTCAACACTCCCACTAGTACTGAACCTGTGGCTCCTCCTGACTCTCACCCTGTACGTTCTCTGA
- the LOC139418446 gene encoding uncharacterized protein codes for MNGSQVCLLLYSVVLMGYGASPDTTMGPSVATGLTTATNQTSPTHSTWATSATNIPATTNIPATTNTPSRANTKAHPNPCADWLFKCLFKEMDGTILLIVTGCLVVLCTVLLVSTVVLLYQVFHLKHQLRSSTISSRPTRSNVDLESGSGHWGTGQKTKERPGSEPSETSLMMPELRQTQEGERGKEEEPEKSVKEQGKDETAKAKPKKKEKETATANVTSGSAENGAATPSQESPVTTNQPAEPSDPAATTASPSSQASSDVVVG; via the coding sequence ATGAATGGCTCCCAGGTCTGCCTCTTGCTGTACAGTGTAGTACTAATGGGATATGGGGCTAGCCCTGACACAACCATGGGACCATCTGTAGCTACAGGTTTAACCACAGCAACAAATCAAACCTCACCTACACACTCCACTTGGGCAACATCTGCAACCAACATCCCAGCAACCACCAACATCCCAGCAACCACCAACACACCATCCAGAGCCAATACTAAGGCCCATCCCAATCCCTGTGCCGACTGGCTGTTTAAGTGTCTGTTTAAGGAGATGGATGGCACCATCCTGCTGATAGTGACGGGTTGCCTGGTGGTCCTGTGTACCGTCCTGCTGGTCTCCACCGTGGTGCTGTTATACCAGGTGTTCCACCTGAAGCACCAGCTACGTAGCAGCACCATCAGCAGCCGCCCCACCCGCAGCAACGTAGACCTGGAGAGTGGTTCTGGGCACTGGGGCACTGGGCAGAAGACCAAGGAGAGGCCTGGCTCTGAGCCCAGTGAGACCAGCCTGATGATGCCAGAGCTCAGACAGAcgcaggagggggagaggggcaaGGAAGAGGAGCCAGAGAAGTCAGTCAAGGAGCAAGGGAAAGATGAGACGGCGAAAGCCAAGCCcaagaagaaagagaaggagacagCCACAGCTAACGTCACGTCAGGAAGTGCTGAAAATGGAGCGGCGACCCCCAGCCAGGAGAGCCCAGTCACCACCAACCAGCCTGCAGAGCCCTCTGACCCCGCAGCCACAAcagcctctccttcctcccaggcctccagtgatgtggtggtggggtga